The proteins below come from a single Mesobacillus jeotgali genomic window:
- a CDS encoding glycogen/starch/alpha-glucan phosphorylase, with protein MFSSVPQFKNAFLKKLEMMFGTSFEESTSREQFQTLGHMIREHVSSDWIKTNELYRAGAKKQVYYLSIEFLLGRLLRHNLINLGVEKVVSEGLGELGIELDQLEEIEADAGLGNGGLGRLAACFLDSLASLDLPGHGCGIRYKHGLFEQKIVDGYQVELPEQWLRHGHVWEIRKTDDAVEVPFWGEIESRMENGRLVFRHLNAETIMAVPYDLPVIGYETQTVNTLRLWNAEPSRFPANADIFKYKKDTESVSEFLYPDDTHDEGKILRLKQQYFLVAASLKAIVKSFKKKNKSLLEFHDYVSIHINDTHPAIAVPELMRILMDEEGLGWEDAWDITVQTLSYTNHTTLAEALERWPIRIFKPLLPRIFMIVEEINERFCKQVWDQYPGDWARVESMAIIAHDEVRMAPLAIVGSHSVNGVAQLHTDILKNREMNLFYQFYPDRFNNKTNGITHRRWLLKANPGLSGLITDAIGSDWVSSPQKLEELMRFKDDSVFLERLHGIKLANKERLAKRILDKTGIQVDTESIFDVQVKRLHAYKRQLLNVLHIMHLYNALKKDPEALLYPRTFIFGAKASPGYYFAKKVIKLINCVADKVNNDPATNGKLKVVFLENYRVSLAEEIFPAADISEQISTASKEASGTGNMKFMMNGAMTLGTLDGANVEITDLVGRENIFLFGLTAEEVLDYQTNGGYHSLEYYHHDERIRGVVDQLVNGFFPDTENHFNEIYDTLLGHNDQYFVLRDFASYAEAHQDVSRSYLDRNAWLQKSLVNIAKSGYFSSDRTIMEYADQIWKVQSALKV; from the coding sequence ATGTTTTCTAGTGTTCCCCAATTCAAAAATGCTTTCTTGAAAAAACTCGAGATGATGTTTGGAACCAGCTTTGAAGAAAGCACGAGCCGGGAGCAGTTCCAGACTCTCGGGCATATGATCAGGGAGCATGTGAGTTCTGATTGGATCAAAACAAACGAACTATATCGTGCCGGAGCGAAAAAGCAGGTCTATTACTTGTCGATCGAGTTCCTGCTCGGCCGGCTGCTAAGGCATAACCTCATCAATTTAGGAGTGGAAAAGGTGGTCAGTGAAGGGCTCGGGGAGCTGGGCATTGAGTTGGATCAACTGGAGGAAATCGAGGCGGATGCCGGGCTTGGAAATGGCGGTCTCGGCCGCCTGGCTGCCTGTTTCCTTGATTCCCTAGCTTCTCTTGACCTGCCGGGACATGGCTGCGGAATCCGCTATAAACATGGATTATTTGAGCAGAAAATAGTGGATGGTTATCAAGTGGAGCTTCCTGAGCAATGGCTTAGACATGGTCATGTCTGGGAAATACGCAAAACGGATGATGCGGTTGAGGTTCCGTTCTGGGGTGAAATCGAAAGCAGGATGGAGAATGGACGGCTTGTCTTCAGGCATTTGAATGCAGAAACAATCATGGCAGTACCATATGATTTGCCTGTCATCGGCTATGAGACACAGACTGTAAATACGTTGAGGCTTTGGAATGCAGAGCCATCAAGGTTCCCGGCAAACGCTGATATTTTTAAATACAAAAAGGATACAGAATCTGTTTCCGAATTTTTATATCCGGATGACACGCATGATGAGGGGAAAATCCTTCGCCTCAAGCAGCAATATTTCCTTGTCGCCGCCAGCCTTAAGGCGATCGTGAAATCTTTTAAAAAGAAGAATAAGAGCTTGCTAGAGTTCCATGATTATGTAAGTATCCATATCAATGACACACATCCGGCGATTGCTGTTCCAGAGCTGATGAGGATCTTGATGGATGAAGAGGGCCTTGGCTGGGAAGATGCGTGGGATATCACCGTCCAGACGCTTTCCTATACGAACCATACAACACTGGCTGAGGCACTGGAGAGATGGCCGATCCGGATTTTCAAGCCGCTGCTGCCGCGCATTTTCATGATTGTCGAGGAAATCAATGAGCGCTTCTGCAAGCAGGTTTGGGATCAGTATCCAGGAGACTGGGCCCGGGTTGAGAGCATGGCGATCATCGCCCATGACGAGGTACGGATGGCGCCCCTTGCCATTGTCGGCAGCCATAGTGTCAATGGTGTTGCACAGCTTCACACGGATATCCTGAAAAACCGGGAGATGAACCTGTTTTATCAGTTTTATCCTGACCGCTTCAATAACAAGACAAATGGAATTACCCACCGCCGCTGGCTGCTGAAGGCGAATCCTGGCTTGTCCGGATTGATTACAGATGCCATTGGCAGTGACTGGGTCTCTTCTCCTCAAAAGTTGGAAGAGTTAATGCGGTTTAAGGATGACTCTGTTTTCCTTGAAAGGCTGCACGGAATCAAGCTGGCCAACAAGGAACGTCTGGCCAAGCGGATTTTGGATAAAACCGGGATCCAGGTGGATACGGAATCGATTTTTGACGTCCAGGTAAAAAGGTTGCACGCCTATAAGCGGCAGCTTCTGAATGTGCTGCACATCATGCATCTCTATAATGCTTTAAAAAAGGATCCTGAAGCACTGCTGTATCCGCGCACATTTATTTTTGGGGCAAAGGCTTCTCCAGGTTACTATTTTGCCAAGAAGGTCATTAAGCTGATTAACTGCGTGGCAGATAAGGTGAACAATGACCCAGCGACGAATGGAAAGCTGAAGGTTGTTTTCCTAGAAAATTATCGGGTATCTCTGGCGGAGGAAATTTTTCCGGCTGCGGATATCAGTGAACAAATCTCAACCGCCAGTAAAGAGGCTTCTGGCACCGGGAATATGAAATTCATGATGAACGGAGCTATGACACTTGGAACGCTTGATGGCGCCAATGTCGAAATCACCGATTTGGTCGGCAGGGAGAATATCTTCCTGTTTGGGTTGACCGCAGAGGAAGTGCTGGATTACCAGACCAATGGCGGCTACCATTCACTCGAATATTATCACCATGATGAAAGGATCCGAGGAGTGGTCGACCAGCTGGTCAATGGCTTCTTCCCGGATACAGAAAACCATTTTAATGAAATCTACGATACCTTGCTCGGACATAATGACCAGTACTTCGTTTTGAGGGACTTTGCTTCATATGCAGAGGCCCATCAGGATGTCAGCCGGAGTTATTTGGACCGAAACGCTTGGCTGCAGAAGAGCCTGGTTAATATCGCGAAATCAGGTTATTTCTCCAGTGACAGGACCATTATGGAGTATGCAGACCAAATCTGGAAGGTACAATCAGCTTTAAAAGTTTAA
- the glgA gene encoding glycogen synthase GlgA → MRVLFAVSECVPFIKSGGLADVAGSLPKELKKLGTDVRVILPKYGLIPEKFRSEMKKVKEYNVQLSWRSQYCGIETLEYDGVTFYFVDNEYYFKRDSLYGHYDDGERFAFFNRAVLELIAEIEFYPDVIHCHDWHTGMIPFLLRTEYYKRPGYGLIRSVFTIHNLQFQGIFPPEVLGDLLQIDSRYFNEEQLEFFGNTNFMKAALIAADHITTVSPTYKAEIQTDFYGERLDGILRKRREDLSGILNGIDHDLYDPEKYPGLAVNFGVDSLERRVENKLQVQRDFGLPENEEIPVVAMITRLTKQKGLDLVRGVFHEIMATGMQLVVLGTGDPEFEQFFREMSARYPEQCGVYIGFDENLAHQVYAGSDLFLMPSKFEPCGLSQMLAMRYGSIPVVRETGGLNDTIQPYNEFNGEGNGFSFANFNAHDMLFTLERALSFYHKREKWLKLAKNAMETDYSWAQSARQYEELYSDLISRSESHVF, encoded by the coding sequence GTGAGGGTTTTATTTGCTGTATCGGAATGTGTCCCGTTCATCAAGTCAGGAGGCTTGGCTGATGTAGCAGGTTCGCTTCCGAAGGAACTCAAAAAACTGGGGACGGATGTCCGGGTGATTTTACCGAAGTATGGGCTGATCCCCGAGAAGTTCCGCTCTGAAATGAAGAAAGTGAAAGAGTATAATGTGCAATTAAGCTGGCGCTCGCAATACTGCGGCATTGAAACTCTTGAGTACGACGGCGTTACTTTCTATTTTGTAGATAATGAATATTATTTCAAGCGCGATAGTCTTTACGGTCATTATGATGATGGTGAACGGTTCGCATTTTTTAACAGGGCCGTCCTTGAATTGATCGCAGAAATCGAATTTTATCCTGATGTGATCCATTGCCATGATTGGCACACAGGGATGATTCCATTTTTACTCAGGACAGAGTACTATAAGCGTCCTGGATACGGTTTGATCAGGTCCGTGTTCACGATTCATAATCTGCAGTTCCAGGGAATCTTCCCTCCAGAGGTATTGGGGGACCTGCTGCAGATTGACAGCCGTTATTTTAATGAAGAGCAGCTGGAATTTTTCGGGAACACCAACTTCATGAAAGCAGCTTTAATTGCTGCTGACCATATTACGACTGTCAGTCCTACCTACAAGGCAGAAATCCAGACTGATTTTTATGGTGAAAGGCTGGATGGCATTCTGCGGAAAAGAAGGGAGGATTTATCCGGGATTTTGAATGGGATTGATCACGATTTATACGACCCTGAAAAGTATCCTGGATTGGCTGTCAATTTCGGAGTGGACTCACTTGAAAGAAGAGTCGAAAACAAGCTTCAAGTACAGCGTGATTTCGGTTTGCCGGAAAACGAAGAGATCCCTGTTGTGGCGATGATCACAAGGCTGACGAAGCAGAAGGGCCTCGATTTGGTCAGGGGAGTCTTCCATGAAATCATGGCGACTGGAATGCAGCTTGTCGTGCTGGGAACAGGCGACCCTGAGTTTGAGCAATTTTTCAGGGAAATGTCAGCGCGTTATCCTGAGCAGTGCGGCGTATACATTGGATTTGATGAGAATTTGGCCCATCAAGTCTATGCAGGCTCCGACTTGTTCCTGATGCCATCCAAATTCGAACCTTGCGGGCTAAGCCAGATGCTAGCAATGCGCTATGGTTCAATTCCTGTTGTCAGAGAAACTGGCGGCCTGAACGATACTATACAGCCATATAATGAATTTAATGGTGAAGGTAATGGTTTTTCCTTTGCCAACTTCAACGCCCATGACATGCTGTTTACGCTTGAAAGGGCGCTGTCTTTTTACCATAAGCGCGAAAAATGGCTTAAGCTGGCGAAAAATGCTATGGAGACAGACTACAGTTGGGCACAGTCTGCCAGACAATATGAAGAATTATATTCCGATCTCATCTCAAGGAGTGAATCGCATGTTTTCTAG
- a CDS encoding sugar phosphate nucleotidyltransferase: protein MNKQLLGVIDATTVHDDLQELSVHRSVAAIPFGGRYRLIDFILSNMVNSGIQSVAIFPKFQYRSLMDHLGSGRNWDLNRKRDGLFFFPAPNLDKHYTGIGTLDHFADNIDFFERSTQEYALISNSYTVFNMDFQPLLDWHIKSGCDITEVQKDGKSLGIYLVKKTLLMDLVLTRNETGYSNMRDVVTDLDSQFHLCYYNFEGYASMVATIENYFKTSMDLLKPEVWKELFPKERPILTKVKDEPPTRYDVDASVRNSMVANGGMIEGTVENSIIARGVKIGKGTVIRNCIIMQKTQIKENCLLDSVIVDKDARIEAGTVITAPAESPAVIRKGTVQGVGSSS from the coding sequence ATGAACAAACAATTATTAGGAGTAATAGATGCGACAACTGTCCACGATGATCTCCAGGAACTATCCGTTCATCGGTCGGTGGCAGCCATCCCATTCGGCGGGCGATACAGGCTGATTGATTTTATCCTTTCCAATATGGTCAACTCAGGAATCCAGAGCGTGGCTATTTTTCCTAAATTTCAATACAGGTCGCTGATGGACCATTTGGGGTCAGGCAGGAACTGGGATCTTAACAGGAAAAGGGATGGACTATTTTTCTTCCCTGCACCTAACCTGGATAAACATTATACAGGAATCGGCACGCTTGACCACTTTGCTGACAACATAGACTTCTTTGAACGGAGTACCCAGGAGTATGCGCTCATTTCGAATTCCTATACGGTATTCAATATGGATTTCCAGCCGCTGCTTGATTGGCATATTAAATCTGGCTGCGACATCACCGAGGTGCAGAAGGATGGGAAATCGCTTGGCATATACCTCGTAAAAAAGACATTGTTGATGGATTTGGTCTTGACGCGTAATGAAACGGGCTATTCGAATATGAGGGATGTCGTGACCGATCTCGATAGCCAGTTCCATCTCTGTTATTACAATTTTGAAGGCTATGCTTCAATGGTTGCTACGATTGAAAATTATTTCAAGACCAGCATGGATCTGCTGAAGCCAGAAGTTTGGAAAGAGTTATTTCCGAAAGAAAGGCCAATCCTGACCAAGGTAAAGGATGAGCCGCCGACCCGTTATGATGTGGACGCATCGGTACGAAATTCGATGGTTGCCAACGGCGGAATGATTGAGGGCACGGTGGAAAACAGCATCATTGCCCGCGGGGTAAAAATCGGCAAAGGTACTGTCATCCGCAATTGCATCATCATGCAGAAGACACAAATTAAGGAGAATTGTCTATTGGATTCAGTGATTGTTGATAAGGATGCAAGAATCGAAGCAGGGACAGTGATTACAGCGCCAGCAGAGTCACCGGCTGTCATCCGCAAGGGTACGGTTCAGGGAGTGGGGAGCAGCTCGTGA
- a CDS encoding glucose-1-phosphate adenylyltransferase, protein MQKKKCVAMLLAGGKGSRLHSLTKNLAKPAVPFGGKYRIIDFPLSNCTNSGIHTVGVLTQYQPLLLNSYIGIGSAWDLDRKDGGVTVLPPYAESSEVKWYSGTASAIYQNLNYLDQYDPEYVLILSGDHIYKMNYELMLNYHIEKGADVTISVIEVPWEETNRFGIMNTDSDLRVTEFEEKPDVAKNNLASMGIYIFKWSVLREYLIRDDQNPESSHDFGKDIIPLLIQENMKLFAYPFKGYWKDVGTVQSLWEANMDLLDKDCELNLFDHSWRIYSVNPNQPPQYICPEGGVSESLVNEGCKIEGEVSRTVVFQGVTVKKGAVVKETVIMPDAVIGHNCVIEKAIVSPGVYVPDGTIIKPGESANDITLVSEETIGELQSN, encoded by the coding sequence ATGCAAAAGAAGAAATGCGTAGCAATGCTGTTGGCAGGAGGAAAAGGAAGCCGGCTGCACTCACTGACGAAGAATCTCGCTAAGCCAGCTGTCCCTTTTGGAGGCAAATACCGAATCATTGATTTCCCATTAAGCAACTGCACCAATTCGGGCATCCATACAGTGGGCGTTTTAACACAATACCAGCCGCTCTTGCTCAATTCTTATATTGGCATCGGCAGCGCATGGGACCTCGACAGGAAGGATGGCGGTGTGACCGTACTGCCGCCTTATGCTGAAAGTTCCGAAGTTAAATGGTATTCCGGCACGGCAAGTGCGATTTATCAGAATCTGAATTATCTTGATCAGTATGATCCGGAATATGTTTTGATTCTCTCCGGTGACCATATTTATAAAATGAATTATGAATTGATGCTTAATTATCATATTGAAAAAGGTGCCGATGTGACGATTTCGGTCATTGAAGTACCTTGGGAAGAGACAAATCGTTTCGGGATCATGAATACGGATTCCGACCTGAGAGTCACTGAATTTGAGGAGAAGCCGGATGTGGCGAAAAATAATCTCGCTTCAATGGGGATTTATATTTTTAAATGGAGCGTTTTAAGGGAATATCTGATAAGGGATGACCAGAACCCTGAATCCAGCCATGATTTCGGCAAGGATATTATTCCTCTGTTAATACAAGAAAATATGAAGTTATTTGCCTATCCTTTTAAAGGCTACTGGAAAGATGTAGGGACAGTACAAAGTCTTTGGGAAGCGAATATGGACTTATTGGATAAGGACTGCGAATTGAATCTTTTCGATCATTCATGGCGTATTTATTCGGTGAACCCTAACCAGCCACCTCAATATATTTGTCCAGAAGGCGGAGTGTCTGAGTCGCTGGTCAATGAGGGCTGCAAAATTGAAGGGGAAGTTTCCAGGACGGTCGTTTTTCAGGGAGTGACCGTAAAAAAGGGAGCAGTTGTAAAGGAAACCGTAATCATGCCGGATGCTGTTATCGGACACAACTGTGTGATTGAAAAGGCGATTGTATCCCCAGGAGTCTATGTTCCGGATGGAACAATCATAAAGCCAGGCGAGAGCGCGAATGACATTACACTAGTATCTGAAGAAACAATCGGAGAATTGCAATCCAATTGA